The following proteins come from a genomic window of Maribacter sp. HTCC2170:
- a CDS encoding GNAT family N-acetyltransferase, producing MNYRILTKEDINVSFEKEIKSLFEQLNSDIKQQNIKDVLSQGNDFICACCWENEKLIGMASLATYKVISGHKGLVEDVVVSNTMRGKGIGRKLMEILIDESEKIRLSEILLFSGHHRKPAISLYKSLGFNQKESGMYILKL from the coding sequence TTCTAACCAAAGAGGATATCAATGTATCTTTTGAAAAAGAAATCAAAAGTCTTTTCGAACAATTAAATTCAGATATCAAACAACAAAACATTAAAGATGTTCTTTCACAAGGCAACGATTTTATCTGCGCTTGCTGCTGGGAAAATGAAAAGTTGATTGGTATGGCTTCATTAGCAACTTACAAGGTCATTTCCGGTCATAAGGGCTTGGTAGAAGACGTGGTTGTCTCGAACACAATGCGCGGAAAAGGAATTGGCAGAAAACTTATGGAAATACTAATTGATGAAAGTGAAAAAATAAGGTTATCGGAGATTCTTCTTTTTAGTGGTCATCATAGAAAACCAGCAATTTCACTGTATAAAAGTCTTGGTTTTAACCAAAAAGAAAGTGGCATGTATATTTTAAAGCTTTAA
- a CDS encoding XRE family transcriptional regulator: MENELTLKRFTEVRRDLGFTQAEFAKILGISSTTADIERGRTKLSGKVVAELLKQFKINPLWLFGESDSQYLETSKTSVIPKVVTVDSTDNENMVLVNAKAAAGYPQNIQDTSWYKQLPAFDIPLPEFRNTTYRGFQVEGDSMLPNLRPGEWVLAKAVEDIEHVSANKMYVVVLQDAVLVKKIEKTPNSANITLISLNETYPPYEIKPQQIQEIWQVNSKITFGVDATTEKGLLRQLQESMEELKSQFNQVKGD; the protein is encoded by the coding sequence ATGGAAAATGAACTAACATTAAAAAGATTTACCGAGGTTCGAAGAGATTTGGGGTTTACCCAGGCTGAATTCGCCAAGATTTTGGGTATCTCCAGTACTACTGCAGATATTGAAAGGGGGCGCACCAAATTATCTGGAAAGGTGGTCGCTGAGCTTTTAAAGCAGTTTAAAATAAATCCACTCTGGTTGTTCGGTGAAAGTGATTCACAATATTTAGAGACTTCAAAAACCAGTGTTATTCCAAAAGTGGTGACCGTCGATTCTACAGATAATGAGAATATGGTTTTGGTGAATGCCAAAGCAGCTGCTGGTTATCCGCAAAATATTCAGGATACGAGCTGGTATAAGCAATTACCTGCTTTTGATATACCCTTACCTGAATTCAGAAATACTACCTATAGGGGCTTTCAAGTAGAAGGAGATAGTATGCTGCCCAATTTAAGGCCAGGGGAGTGGGTATTGGCAAAGGCTGTTGAGGATATAGAACATGTAAGTGCCAATAAAATGTATGTTGTTGTTTTGCAGGACGCGGTATTGGTTAAGAAGATTGAAAAAACACCTAACTCCGCCAATATCACTTTAATATCACTAAATGAAACCTATCCACCTTATGAAATTAAACCACAGCAGATACAAGAAATTTGGCAGGTGAACAGTAAGATTACATTTGGTGTAGATGCAACTACAGAAAAAGGCTTGTTACGGCAATTGCAAGAATCAATGGAAGAATTAAAAAGCCAGTTTAATCAGGTCAAAGGGGATTAA
- a CDS encoding TIGR03915 family putative DNA repair protein, giving the protein MENSKVLIYDGSFNGYLTSLYVALKENMVVSDFQKLNTTQNGLFVESKMVVTQISKAKEVWTQIEKKGNTIIRNVYFAFLSEADGIEYMLYNYVQGLFRTMSSEGVEQSVNLEHKIVQLAKMVSKEKHLMEAEIEFENNNDRIHIVEIEPGYNVLPLISRFFRFKHSKHQWIIFDRKRNYGLYYNLSSVEIINSETKSWYMKSSALSNTFSQNEYRFAV; this is encoded by the coding sequence ATGGAAAATTCAAAGGTTTTGATTTACGATGGAAGTTTTAATGGGTATTTAACTTCACTTTATGTTGCCTTAAAAGAAAATATGGTAGTTAGCGATTTTCAGAAATTAAATACTACCCAAAATGGACTGTTTGTTGAATCAAAAATGGTTGTTACCCAGATTTCAAAGGCAAAAGAGGTTTGGACCCAAATAGAAAAGAAAGGTAATACCATTATTAGGAATGTTTATTTTGCATTTTTAAGTGAAGCAGATGGCATAGAGTATATGCTATACAACTATGTTCAAGGGTTGTTTAGAACAATGTCTTCGGAAGGAGTTGAGCAATCAGTGAATTTGGAACATAAAATTGTTCAGCTCGCAAAAATGGTCAGTAAGGAAAAGCATCTGATGGAGGCGGAAATTGAATTTGAAAACAATAATGACCGTATTCATATAGTTGAAATTGAGCCGGGTTACAATGTTCTGCCACTAATTTCAAGATTTTTTAGATTCAAACATTCAAAACACCAATGGATCATCTTTGATCGCAAGCGTAATTACGGATTGTATTATAATTTAAGTTCTGTGGAAATTATCAATTCGGAGACAAAAAGCTGGTATATGAAATCAAGTGCATTGTCAAACACTTTTTCACAAAATGAGTATAGATTCGCGGTGTAA
- the uvrA gene encoding excinuclease ABC subunit UvrA — protein sequence MINYEENIEVKGARVHNLKNIDVTIPREKLVVITGLSGSGKSSLAFDTIYAEGQRRYIETFSAYARQFLGGLERPDVDKIDGLSPVIAIEQKTTSKSPRSTVGTITEIYDFLRLLFARAGDAYSYNTGEKMVSYSDEQIKLLIKTDYIDKKISILSPIIKSRKGHYRELFEQIAKQGFVKVRVDGEVKDIVKGMKVDRYKTHDIEIVIDRLKVTHSADHDKRLTETINTAMYSGNNVLMVLEEGNNEPRYFSRDLMCPTTGISYPTPEPNTFSFNSPKGMCKSCNGLGHVYEVNELKIFPNKKLSIQAGGIAPLGEYKKSWAFKQIENIAQRYEFQLTDPINKIPVEAIEVLLKGGKDSFEIESKTLGVKRNYKIDYEGISNFIKSQFEEAASTSIKRWAKEYMDRITCPTCNGSRLRQESLNFKIDEKNIADLSHMDIAEVADFFEGLENKLDGNQLKIAEEIIKEIKTRIRFLLDVGLDYLSLNRSSKSLSGGEAQRIRLATQIGTQLVGVLYILDEPSIGLHQRDNNRLIGSLEALRDIGNSIIVVEHDRDMIERADHVIDIGPKAGHHGGEIISEGTPDELKSHHTLTADYITGVKEIAVPKKRRKGNGKKITLTGCTGNNLKNVSIDIPLGKMIGVTGVSGSGKSTLINETLYPIMNAHYFNGVRKPMPYKSIKGLEHIDKVIDINQSPIGRTPRSNPATYTGVFSEIRSLFTKTPEAAIRGYKPGRFSFNVKGGRCETCQGGGLRVIEMNFLPDVYVECETCNGKRFNRETLEIRYKGKSISDVLEMTIDDAVSFFELIPKIHRKLKTIQDVGLGYISLGQQSTTLSGGEAQRIKLATELSKRDTGNTFYILDEPTTGLHFEDIRVLMEVLNKLVVKGNTVLVIEHNLDVIKLVDYIIDIGYEGGRGGGMVVAKGSPEQVCKDKKSYTAQFLRKELGLI from the coding sequence ATGATCAATTACGAAGAAAATATTGAGGTTAAAGGCGCACGCGTTCATAATCTCAAAAATATTGATGTTACCATTCCTAGGGAAAAATTGGTGGTTATCACCGGTTTATCTGGAAGCGGTAAGTCATCACTCGCATTTGATACTATTTACGCCGAAGGCCAACGCAGATATATAGAGACTTTTTCGGCATATGCTCGACAATTTTTGGGCGGACTTGAACGTCCTGATGTTGATAAAATTGATGGGCTTTCCCCAGTTATTGCAATAGAGCAGAAGACCACTTCAAAATCACCACGATCCACTGTAGGAACGATTACTGAGATTTATGATTTTTTAAGGTTATTGTTTGCGCGTGCTGGTGATGCCTACAGCTACAATACGGGTGAAAAAATGGTCAGTTATAGTGATGAGCAAATAAAGCTACTCATCAAGACTGACTATATTGACAAGAAGATAAGTATCCTCTCACCTATTATTAAATCCAGAAAGGGCCATTATCGTGAACTTTTTGAGCAAATTGCCAAACAAGGGTTTGTGAAAGTCCGTGTTGATGGTGAGGTCAAGGATATCGTAAAAGGGATGAAAGTCGATAGATATAAGACCCACGATATTGAAATTGTTATTGATCGTTTAAAAGTCACGCATTCCGCAGATCATGATAAAAGACTAACTGAAACCATAAATACCGCTATGTATAGTGGTAATAATGTACTCATGGTTTTGGAAGAGGGTAATAACGAACCTCGATATTTTAGTCGAGATCTTATGTGCCCTACGACAGGAATCTCTTATCCTACTCCTGAACCAAACACGTTTTCTTTTAATTCACCCAAGGGCATGTGTAAAAGCTGTAATGGCTTGGGTCATGTATACGAGGTTAATGAGTTGAAGATTTTTCCTAACAAAAAACTTTCAATTCAGGCGGGAGGTATTGCACCGTTAGGGGAGTATAAAAAGTCCTGGGCTTTCAAACAGATTGAAAACATAGCACAACGGTATGAATTTCAACTTACCGATCCTATAAACAAAATTCCTGTAGAAGCGATTGAAGTATTGCTTAAGGGAGGAAAAGATAGTTTTGAAATAGAATCAAAAACCCTTGGGGTCAAACGTAATTATAAGATTGATTATGAAGGAATATCCAACTTCATTAAAAGCCAGTTTGAGGAAGCAGCCTCTACCTCTATTAAAAGATGGGCCAAGGAATATATGGATAGAATAACTTGCCCAACATGCAATGGTTCGCGATTGCGACAGGAATCACTTAACTTCAAAATAGATGAAAAGAATATTGCCGATTTATCCCATATGGATATCGCCGAAGTGGCTGATTTCTTTGAGGGATTAGAGAACAAGTTAGATGGCAATCAACTAAAGATAGCAGAGGAAATAATTAAGGAAATCAAGACCAGGATTCGATTCTTGTTGGATGTTGGATTAGACTACCTCTCATTAAACCGTAGTTCAAAATCACTTTCTGGTGGCGAGGCCCAGCGTATACGTTTAGCTACACAGATTGGAACACAACTGGTTGGGGTATTGTACATATTGGATGAGCCAAGCATTGGGCTTCACCAACGAGACAACAATCGCCTTATTGGTTCTTTGGAAGCTTTGCGTGACATTGGCAACTCTATCATTGTGGTTGAGCATGATCGTGATATGATTGAACGGGCGGATCATGTAATAGATATTGGACCCAAAGCAGGTCACCATGGTGGTGAAATTATTTCCGAAGGCACTCCAGATGAGTTAAAATCCCATCATACCTTGACCGCAGATTATATAACTGGGGTTAAAGAAATAGCCGTTCCCAAAAAGCGAAGGAAAGGTAACGGAAAAAAAATTACACTAACCGGGTGCACAGGAAACAATTTGAAAAATGTTTCAATAGATATACCGTTGGGTAAAATGATAGGAGTAACTGGTGTGTCGGGGAGTGGAAAATCCACATTAATCAATGAAACCCTCTACCCTATTATGAATGCACATTACTTTAATGGTGTTCGTAAACCCATGCCTTATAAATCTATAAAAGGACTTGAACATATTGACAAGGTTATTGATATTAACCAATCTCCAATAGGTAGAACACCAAGATCCAATCCCGCAACTTATACTGGTGTTTTTAGTGAAATACGTTCATTGTTCACAAAGACCCCAGAGGCGGCTATTCGAGGATACAAACCTGGCCGTTTTAGTTTTAATGTGAAAGGAGGAAGATGTGAAACCTGTCAGGGTGGTGGGCTCCGAGTAATTGAAATGAATTTTCTTCCAGACGTTTATGTGGAATGTGAAACATGTAACGGTAAACGTTTTAATAGAGAGACACTGGAAATTAGATATAAAGGAAAGTCAATTTCAGATGTTTTGGAAATGACCATTGATGATGCGGTTTCGTTTTTTGAATTGATACCTAAAATCCACAGAAAATTAAAAACCATACAAGATGTTGGCTTGGGTTATATTTCTCTAGGCCAGCAATCTACCACCCTTTCGGGCGGTGAAGCCCAACGTATAAAATTGGCCACCGAGCTTTCTAAACGGGATACCGGAAATACTTTTTATATCTTGGACGAACCTACCACTGGGTTGCACTTCGAGGACATAAGGGTACTCATGGAGGTTTTGAATAAATTAGTCGTTAAAGGAAACACGGTCTTGGTTATTGAGCATAATTTGGATGTGATTAAATTGGTAGACTATATAATAGATATCGGCTACGAAGGTGGTCGTGGCGGTGGCATGGTTGTGGCAAAGGGATCACCTGAACAAGTATGTAAAGACAAAAAGAGCTATACAGCACAATTTTTAAGAAAAGAACTGGGTTTAATCTAA
- a CDS encoding TIGR00730 family Rossman fold protein, with translation MRKEQHHKGWNEIKTNDSWALFKIMGEFVNGFEKMSAIGPCVSIFGSARTKENMEYYEMAVSIAKSISEAGYGIITGGGPGIMEAGNRGAHLAGGTSVGLNIDLPFEQHDNPYIDGDKSLDFDYFFVRKVMFVKYSQGFVVMPGGFGTLDELFEAITLIQTNKIEKFPIILVGSRFWAGLIDWVKDIMLKEGNISPEDLDLIKMADTEGEVVDILDSFYKGRSLSPNF, from the coding sequence ATGAGAAAAGAACAGCATCATAAGGGATGGAACGAGATAAAAACCAATGATTCTTGGGCACTTTTCAAGATTATGGGCGAATTCGTTAACGGCTTCGAAAAGATGAGTGCTATTGGGCCATGCGTTTCCATATTTGGTTCGGCTAGAACAAAAGAGAATATGGAATATTACGAAATGGCTGTATCTATTGCCAAGAGCATCTCTGAAGCAGGTTATGGTATCATCACTGGTGGAGGCCCTGGTATTATGGAAGCTGGTAATCGTGGAGCCCATTTGGCAGGTGGTACTTCAGTTGGTTTGAATATTGACCTCCCTTTTGAGCAACATGACAATCCTTATATTGACGGTGACAAAAGTCTTGATTTTGATTATTTTTTCGTTCGTAAAGTAATGTTCGTAAAATATTCCCAAGGGTTTGTAGTAATGCCCGGTGGGTTTGGAACTTTGGATGAGCTTTTTGAGGCAATCACCTTAATACAGACAAACAAAATTGAAAAATTCCCTATTATCCTTGTTGGGTCAAGGTTCTGGGCTGGGCTAATTGATTGGGTTAAGGACATTATGCTTAAAGAAGGTAATATAAGCCCAGAAGATCTAGATTTAATCAAAATGGCAGATACGGAAGGTGAAGTTGTTGACATATTGGATTCATTCTATAAAGGCCGATCTTTAAGTCCAAATTTCTAA